The proteins below are encoded in one region of Picrophilus oshimae DSM 9789:
- a CDS encoding trehalose-6-phosphate synthase — protein sequence MKYLVVTSRGPFSHEKKGKNETIENNVGGVATALKMLLSKNGGTWVCWGSGSLDINYKSENFSNYVIKRIILNSTEKKKFYDEYSNGTLWPVFHYFRDRTTFYKDAFRYYLEVNRKFAREVIENIDDDTVIWIHDYQLAMLPGILRESNVKNKIIFTWHIPWVSPEFFSIIPESREIIKSISSSNYITFHIDNYRENFINSQRFLLGSSTPSRVYSIPLGIDTKFFSPKNAKKINNIKAKIIFSIDRLDYTKGLTLRVLAIEDLLTEHPELLKKFVYIMNVTPSRTTVSEYINMKKELEMSVGRVNGRFGTIDWRPIIYMYRKIRDKTLLSYYKSADVALITPLIDGLNLVSKEFVATTENGVLIISRFAGASKELSSAITVNPYNIKETANAILKALSMDVNERNNMISKLKNTVVKRDIKWWYRRITALPR from the coding sequence ATGAAATACCTGGTAGTGACCAGCCGTGGGCCATTTTCACACGAAAAAAAGGGTAAAAATGAAACGATAGAAAATAATGTTGGCGGTGTTGCCACGGCATTGAAAATGCTGTTATCAAAAAACGGTGGCACATGGGTATGCTGGGGCAGTGGTTCACTGGACATTAACTATAAAAGTGAAAACTTTTCAAATTACGTAATAAAAAGAATAATATTAAATTCAACCGAGAAAAAGAAGTTTTATGATGAATACTCAAACGGCACGCTATGGCCTGTGTTTCATTATTTCAGGGACAGAACAACATTTTACAAAGATGCTTTTAGATACTACCTTGAGGTTAACAGGAAATTTGCCAGGGAGGTTATTGAAAACATTGATGATGATACTGTTATATGGATACACGATTACCAGCTGGCAATGCTCCCCGGGATTCTAAGGGAAAGCAATGTAAAGAACAAAATCATATTCACATGGCACATACCATGGGTAAGCCCGGAATTCTTTTCAATAATACCGGAATCCAGGGAAATAATAAAAAGCATATCAAGCAGCAATTACATTACATTTCACATAGATAATTACCGCGAGAATTTTATAAATTCACAGAGATTCCTTCTCGGTTCATCGACACCTTCAAGGGTCTATTCAATACCTCTCGGCATTGATACAAAGTTTTTCTCGCCTAAAAATGCAAAAAAGATTAACAATATAAAGGCAAAGATCATATTCTCAATAGACAGGCTTGATTACACAAAGGGTTTAACGCTTAGGGTTCTTGCCATTGAGGATCTTTTGACAGAGCATCCTGAATTATTAAAAAAGTTTGTTTATATAATGAATGTAACCCCAAGCAGGACAACAGTAAGCGAATACATAAACATGAAAAAGGAGCTTGAAATGTCAGTTGGCCGGGTTAATGGCCGCTTTGGTACAATAGACTGGAGACCAATAATATACATGTACAGAAAGATAAGGGATAAAACACTATTATCATATTACAAATCCGCGGACGTTGCATTAATAACGCCGCTTATAGACGGTCTAAATCTTGTAAGTAAGGAGTTCGTTGCCACAACGGAAAATGGTGTTTTAATAATATCAAGATTTGCGGGTGCATCAAAGGAACTTTCAAGCGCAATAACTGTGAACCCTTATAATATAAAGGAAACTGCAAATGCAATACTAAAGGCACTTAGCATGGATGTTAACGAGAGAAATAATATGATATCAAAACTTAAAAACACTGTTGTTAAGAGGGATATAAAATGGTGGTACAGGCGTATAACAGCACTTCCGAGGTAA
- a CDS encoding DUF2269 family protein, whose protein sequence is MLRIIMLLLLLIHVFSAIIFVGGSIFIWAILWPESYKLNDEKMRTRLLGFVGKRFALYTNVSFGLLIVTGLIMTYKYLLNFNLYFKSLFGELLFTAEILVIILLIVMYGNNIYHGKLIVRLNEQGRFDEIKRIRKRTHFYSMLTMAIMIVIVGIMVTMHVY, encoded by the coding sequence ATGCTGAGGATAATAATGCTTTTACTCCTGCTTATACATGTTTTTTCGGCAATAATCTTTGTTGGTGGATCAATATTCATCTGGGCCATTCTATGGCCGGAGAGCTATAAACTTAATGATGAGAAGATGAGAACAAGGCTGCTTGGTTTTGTTGGAAAGAGATTTGCACTTTACACTAATGTCTCATTTGGCCTTTTAATAGTTACAGGTCTAATAATGACGTATAAGTATCTCCTTAATTTCAATCTGTACTTTAAAAGCCTCTTTGGTGAGCTGCTGTTCACGGCCGAGATACTTGTTATAATACTTTTAATAGTAATGTACGGGAATAACATTTATCATGGGAAGCTCATTGTAAGGTTAAACGAGCAGGGTAGATTTGATGAGATAAAAAGGATAAGGAAGAGAACGCATTTTTATTCCATGTTAACCATGGCAATTATGATTGTTATCGTTGGAATAATGGTTACCATGCATGTTTATTAA
- the purL gene encoding phosphoribosylformylglycinamidine synthase subunit PurL, producing the protein MDIINCSDNDLDLIGKSLALSHDEMLLIKKYFTEIKRNPSDVELQAIAQSWSEHSCYKSSKFYLKKYLSNLRNERTILAMEDDAGVVKFNDDYVYVVKMESHNHPSAVEPYGGAATGVGGIIRDVLCMGAQPVALVDSLYFGDPDNKSGFLSERFIINGVVSGIRDYGNRLGIPNVAGSIYFHEGYNTSPIVNAGCIGISRKDKIVRSRVQKARDILILCGGRTGRDGIHGVNFASRVLDLKNGENRNAVQLGNPIVEEPLIHAILELNDLGLITGMKDLGGGGLSSAVTEMLYAGNLGGTINLDSVLLKDDNMLPWEIWISESQERMLISSDERNLPQIKDVLDKWNIEFSVIGRAEEKKNLEIYYKNEKVFDLPLEFISQTPVYQRPYKKPRNRCKSEPFRDDDINKSIISLISSINVCSRAPVIRQYDHTVRGATIVRPLTGLPNNETHSDAAVIKPVDDSFAGIAVTSGSKPMLCAIDPYGGALESLIEAYKNIIVTGAEPDAIVDSLNFGNPENEETMYSFVETLKAIRDFTLKFKLQLVSGNVSFYNKNVSDIMPTPNIMMTGIIDDVRKAITTEFKNKNSLIYLIGSINGSLAGTVYSKLKDIKCYDYHNSNINDLCNVYNIIKENKEKILAAHDVSDGGIIAALIEMSFGKNIGFNVNLKDIKMNLENKLFSEHGTAIVVEVPLESEIVFNNLGIKLGYTCDDITVMDGENMVFNARINELRNLWDSGLGKYL; encoded by the coding sequence ATGGACATAATAAACTGTTCTGACAATGATCTTGATTTAATTGGAAAGTCGCTTGCGCTCAGCCATGATGAAATGCTATTAATTAAAAAATACTTCACAGAAATAAAAAGAAATCCCAGTGATGTGGAGCTGCAGGCAATAGCACAGTCATGGAGCGAGCATTCATGTTATAAGAGCTCCAAATTTTATCTTAAAAAGTATCTATCAAATTTAAGAAATGAGAGAACGATACTTGCCATGGAAGATGACGCTGGCGTTGTAAAATTTAATGATGATTACGTCTATGTTGTTAAAATGGAGAGCCATAACCACCCAAGCGCAGTTGAACCATACGGTGGTGCTGCAACAGGCGTGGGTGGAATCATAAGGGACGTGCTATGCATGGGTGCCCAGCCTGTTGCACTTGTCGATTCACTTTACTTTGGCGACCCGGATAACAAATCCGGTTTTTTATCTGAGAGGTTTATAATAAACGGCGTTGTTTCCGGCATAAGGGACTATGGTAACAGGCTTGGAATACCAAATGTCGCGGGTTCAATTTATTTCCATGAGGGCTATAATACCTCACCAATTGTCAATGCCGGATGTATAGGCATATCAAGAAAGGATAAAATTGTGAGAAGCAGGGTCCAGAAGGCGCGTGACATATTAATACTATGCGGAGGGCGTACCGGCCGTGATGGCATTCATGGCGTCAATTTTGCATCAAGGGTCCTCGATTTAAAAAATGGAGAAAACAGAAACGCTGTTCAGCTTGGAAATCCAATAGTCGAGGAGCCTTTGATACACGCAATACTTGAACTTAATGACCTTGGCCTGATAACAGGTATGAAGGATCTTGGTGGCGGCGGCCTTTCAAGTGCTGTTACAGAGATGCTCTACGCCGGAAACCTTGGCGGCACCATAAATCTTGATTCCGTTCTTTTAAAGGATGATAACATGCTTCCATGGGAGATCTGGATCAGTGAATCACAGGAGAGGATGTTAATATCCTCTGATGAAAGAAATCTTCCACAGATAAAGGATGTTCTTGATAAATGGAACATTGAGTTCTCCGTCATAGGAAGGGCCGAGGAGAAGAAAAATCTTGAGATATACTATAAAAATGAGAAGGTTTTTGATCTTCCACTGGAATTCATATCACAGACTCCTGTGTATCAGAGGCCATACAAAAAGCCAAGAAACAGATGCAAAAGCGAACCATTTAGGGACGATGATATAAATAAATCGATAATATCATTAATATCATCCATAAATGTTTGCTCACGTGCACCGGTTATAAGGCAGTATGATCATACGGTTCGCGGTGCAACCATAGTAAGACCGCTTACAGGTTTGCCAAATAATGAAACACACTCAGATGCCGCTGTTATAAAACCCGTTGATGATAGCTTCGCAGGAATAGCGGTTACATCCGGATCAAAGCCCATGCTGTGCGCAATAGATCCATATGGTGGTGCACTTGAATCGCTTATAGAGGCATACAAAAATATTATTGTAACAGGTGCCGAGCCTGATGCCATAGTCGATTCACTTAATTTTGGTAACCCTGAAAACGAGGAAACAATGTACTCATTTGTTGAAACATTAAAGGCAATACGTGATTTTACATTGAAATTTAAGCTGCAGCTCGTTTCAGGTAACGTGAGCTTCTACAATAAAAACGTAAGTGACATCATGCCGACTCCAAACATTATGATGACCGGAATCATTGATGATGTAAGAAAGGCCATAACAACAGAATTTAAAAATAAAAATTCATTGATATATCTAATAGGGAGCATCAATGGAAGCCTGGCAGGCACGGTTTACTCAAAATTGAAGGATATAAAATGCTATGATTATCATAATTCAAATATAAATGATCTTTGCAATGTTTATAATATAATAAAGGAAAATAAAGAAAAAATACTCGCGGCACACGATGTATCAGACGGTGGCATAATAGCAGCATTGATTGAAATGTCATTTGGCAAAAACATAGGTTTCAATGTAAATCTAAAGGATATAAAGATGAATCTTGAAAACAAGCTGTTCTCAGAGCATGGCACTGCAATAGTAGTTGAGGTTCCATTGGAATCAGAAATTGTATTTAACAATCTTGGAATAAAGCTTGGATATACATGCGACGACATTACCGTGATGGACGGTGAGAACATGGTATTTAATGCAAGAATAAACGAACTCAGAAATCTCTGGGATTCAGGCCTGGGCAAGTATTTATAA
- the purS gene encoding phosphoribosylformylglycinamidine synthase subunit PurS yields MKAKIEVTYLPNVEDPEALSIERNLSMLGYNGIKGLSIKKIYEFTLDDDSYNVLDEIAGRILTNPVIQSYKIIRD; encoded by the coding sequence ATGAAGGCTAAGATAGAGGTTACTTATCTTCCAAACGTTGAGGATCCTGAGGCACTGAGCATAGAGAGAAATCTCTCCATGCTTGGCTATAATGGCATTAAGGGCCTATCAATAAAAAAGATCTATGAATTCACCCTTGATGACGATTCATATAACGTTCTTGATGAAATTGCAGGCAGGATTTTAACGAACCCGGTTATACAGAGCTATAAAATTATTCGTGATTGA
- a CDS encoding MBL fold metallo-hydrolase — translation MKLSDHVYYIDRTVSHVYVVISDHIVQIDAGIKNDFVKINNFYKSMNIKPEYILLTSGTYDHAGSLKAIYDEYSPEIYINKNDMDLVTKPRERKGFVSYIESKGISIDTVKNVFSYEKFNLNDFLVIDTPGYTSGSVSIFYKPEKALFTGDAATYGFRKLKVDMMFVNDQKDAELSLKKIEMMDFNSIYPAHGRIKR, via the coding sequence ATGAAGCTCAGCGATCATGTATATTATATAGACAGGACAGTATCACACGTTTACGTTGTAATCTCTGATCATATAGTTCAAATTGATGCGGGCATAAAGAACGATTTTGTTAAGATAAACAATTTTTATAAATCAATGAATATAAAACCTGAGTACATACTTTTAACATCCGGTACATATGATCATGCCGGTTCATTGAAGGCCATTTATGATGAATACTCACCGGAAATATATATAAATAAAAATGACATGGATCTTGTTACAAAGCCAAGGGAAAGAAAGGGCTTTGTATCATATATCGAATCCAAGGGTATATCAATAGATACTGTAAAGAACGTTTTTTCATATGAAAAATTTAATTTAAACGATTTTTTGGTAATTGATACACCGGGATACACATCCGGCAGTGTTTCAATATTTTACAAACCAGAGAAGGCATTATTCACAGGTGACGCGGCAACATATGGTTTCAGGAAATTAAAGGTTGACATGATGTTTGTAAACGATCAAAAGGATGCAGAGCTTTCATTGAAAAAAATAGAAATGATGGATTTTAATTCAATATATCCTGCACATGGAAGGATAAAACGATAG
- a CDS encoding Lrp/AsnC family transcriptional regulator: protein MDDKDKKIIEMLIKNSRTSNMDIARQLNVSEGTIRKRIEKLVNDGIITKFTIETTSSVDAIVLIKVDPSLAGSVIKTLKAEYNDIYEYSGSVDIAVRLRCTSLDELNSEVDSIRNIHGVINTDTLIRLK from the coding sequence ATGGATGATAAAGATAAAAAGATTATAGAGATGCTTATAAAGAATTCAAGAACCAGCAACATGGATATTGCCCGGCAGCTTAACGTATCAGAGGGCACAATAAGAAAGAGAATAGAAAAGCTTGTAAATGATGGTATAATAACAAAGTTTACAATTGAAACAACATCAAGTGTTGATGCAATTGTTTTAATAAAGGTTGATCCATCACTGGCAGGTTCTGTTATAAAAACCTTAAAGGCAGAGTACAATGATATATATGAATACTCCGGAAGTGTTGACATAGCCGTTAGGCTTAGATGCACCTCTCTTGATGAATTGAACAGTGAGGTGGATTCAATAAGGAATATTCACGGTGTAATAAACACAGATACATTAATAAGATTAAAATAA
- the albA gene encoding DNA-binding protein Alba: MAEENVIFVGKKPTMNYVLAIVTQFNNNSTSRIVIKARGKAISKAVDIAEITRHKFIQDAKYDEIKLDTESLQGEKGESNVSSIEIVLTR, from the coding sequence ATGGCAGAGGAGAATGTGATCTTTGTGGGAAAGAAACCAACGATGAACTATGTTCTTGCTATCGTGACGCAGTTTAACAACAATTCAACCAGCCGCATTGTTATTAAGGCCAGGGGTAAGGCCATAAGCAAGGCTGTTGACATTGCAGAGATAACGAGGCACAAGTTCATACAGGATGCTAAATACGATGAGATAAAACTTGATACGGAAAGCTTACAGGGTGAGAAGGGAGAATCCAACGTATCTTCAATAGAGATCGTTTTAACAAGATAA
- a CDS encoding polyprenyl synthetase family protein: MKDFYDWQYSMRSKIAEINQRLLDSIQTDEKYLYDMARYTIEAGGKRFRPLLTILSFEIASGESYEKILDLAAGYELIHTASLIHDDIIDHSDMRRGRYTLSYKEGINNAIVVGDYLFAKAYELGSRYGKEVSKIMADASSNLAEGQILEAENIGNLNMNEETYLKIIENKTARFFAACALGATKAAGADFEISNRLSNFAYNMGMAFQITDDILDIIGNEKDMGKPAMVDLGHDVITLPIIYSLKNNYYNNKIRDILTGNYKSPDLKDKFKNIMMETGAIEYSFKVAKDYINKSVSYLSGIGRSRDLDLLMELAMIVIERIDEAGLM; the protein is encoded by the coding sequence ATGAAGGATTTTTATGACTGGCAGTACAGCATGAGGAGCAAGATAGCAGAGATTAATCAGAGGCTTTTGGATTCAATCCAAACAGATGAAAAGTATCTTTATGATATGGCAAGGTACACCATTGAGGCTGGCGGCAAAAGATTCAGACCATTATTAACAATACTTTCATTTGAGATTGCCTCAGGGGAATCATATGAAAAGATTCTTGACCTGGCAGCGGGCTATGAGCTTATACACACTGCAAGCCTGATACATGATGATATAATAGATCACTCGGACATGAGGCGCGGAAGGTACACATTAAGCTATAAAGAGGGTATAAACAACGCAATAGTGGTCGGTGATTATCTATTTGCAAAGGCCTATGAGCTCGGATCAAGATACGGGAAAGAGGTATCCAAAATCATGGCCGATGCCTCAAGCAACCTTGCCGAGGGGCAAATACTCGAGGCCGAGAATATAGGAAATCTAAATATGAATGAGGAGACATATTTAAAAATTATCGAGAATAAGACGGCAAGATTTTTTGCGGCCTGTGCCCTTGGTGCCACAAAGGCTGCCGGTGCGGATTTTGAGATATCAAACAGGCTTAGCAATTTTGCATACAATATGGGCATGGCCTTTCAGATAACAGATGATATATTAGATATTATAGGCAACGAAAAGGATATGGGCAAACCGGCCATGGTTGATCTTGGCCATGATGTGATAACCCTTCCAATAATATATTCACTTAAAAACAATTATTATAATAATAAAATAAGGGATATACTTACAGGGAATTACAAATCTCCTGATTTGAAGGATAAGTTTAAAAATATAATGATGGAAACCGGTGCAATTGAATACTCATTTAAGGTTGCCAAGGATTATATAAATAAATCTGTATCCTATTTATCAGGAATAGGCAGATCCAGGGATCTGGATCTTTTAATGGAGCTTGCCATGATAGTTATAGAAAGAATTGATGAGGCAGGTTTGATGTAA
- a CDS encoding ArsA family ATPase has product MSRVILYTGKGGVGKTSVAAATAAMISKKRKTLVMSTDPAHSLSDSLKFDIGSEPTKIEKNLYAQEININQAINQHWEDLKEYLTALFQYQGIDPISADEIAILPGFEEATYLLYINDYIKEDSFDTIIVDSAPTGESLRLLSFPEVMTWYMDKIFPIGRTAAKIARPLVRPFTGGMPLPSDRVFKSAETLYKDLLNIQEIMQNSEITSIRLVTNADHMSFNETKRAYTYLLLYGYPVDAVIVNKIYRENTGDFFKAWRESQNEILNDINAAFGDIKIMRGYLMEREPLGVNELLKFGMELYDGEDPYNIFKHEKPYEFEKSGDNTILKVKLPFAEKGETNLFKKAGELIIEVKNWRRIVYLPQTISEKEPMGAEFKNGYLYITLS; this is encoded by the coding sequence ATGTCCAGGGTTATATTATACACAGGCAAGGGTGGTGTTGGTAAAACAAGTGTTGCAGCGGCAACTGCTGCAATGATATCTAAAAAAAGGAAGACGCTGGTCATGTCAACAGATCCGGCTCATTCACTATCAGATTCCCTTAAATTTGATATTGGCTCAGAGCCGACAAAAATAGAGAAAAATCTCTATGCACAGGAGATAAACATAAACCAGGCAATAAACCAGCACTGGGAGGATTTAAAGGAGTATTTAACGGCACTATTCCAGTACCAGGGAATAGATCCAATATCGGCCGACGAGATTGCTATACTTCCAGGTTTTGAGGAGGCCACATATCTTTTATATATAAACGATTATATAAAGGAGGATTCCTTTGATACGATCATCGTTGATAGCGCACCGACCGGTGAATCATTGCGCCTGCTATCTTTTCCAGAGGTAATGACCTGGTACATGGATAAGATATTCCCAATAGGAAGAACGGCAGCAAAGATAGCAAGACCACTTGTGAGACCATTTACAGGCGGCATGCCGCTGCCATCAGACAGGGTCTTTAAAAGCGCCGAGACACTATACAAAGATCTTTTGAATATACAGGAAATAATGCAGAATTCTGAGATAACATCAATAAGGCTTGTGACAAATGCCGATCACATGTCATTTAATGAGACAAAGAGGGCTTACACATATTTGCTACTTTATGGTTATCCTGTTGATGCCGTGATAGTAAATAAGATATATAGAGAAAACACAGGTGATTTCTTTAAGGCATGGCGTGAATCACAAAATGAGATATTAAATGATATAAATGCAGCCTTTGGGGACATAAAGATCATGAGGGGTTATCTAATGGAAAGGGAGCCTCTTGGAGTAAATGAGCTTTTGAAATTCGGCATGGAGCTTTACGATGGCGAGGATCCATATAATATATTTAAGCATGAAAAACCATATGAGTTTGAGAAGTCCGGGGATAACACAATATTAAAGGTGAAGCTGCCCTTTGCCGAGAAGGGTGAGACAAACCTGTTCAAAAAGGCAGGGGAGCTGATAATAGAGGTAAAAAACTGGCGCCGCATTGTTTATCTCCCACAGACAATATCAGAAAAGGAACCTATGGGTGCGGAGTTTAAGAATGGATATCTATATATAACACTGAGTTGA
- the twy1 gene encoding 4-demethylwyosine synthase TYW1 — MINNYKLIYKKQHYGLVGKHSAVKVCHWTKSELTGKASCYKNTFYGINSSQCIQMTPALNSCTENCEFCWRFQGFDSMHIGDEDDPEFILEESIKAHLKLISGFKGNPNVSSEAWEKAMHPKHMAISLTGEPTLYTRLGELIAAATKMGISTFLVTNGTLPMVLEKLDPLPTQLYVTVAGPTKEIFNRVLNPAIGNAWENFNKTLELLPSLDTRKVIRHTLVKDVNMPYYDEYEKLDRKADPDFIESKGYVHVGQSIDRLTADNMPSHEMVLEFSNEMARRLGYTPYADRRESRVAMIAKDPSKARIDFDSVLKKAMEKIS, encoded by the coding sequence GTGATAAACAACTATAAGCTTATTTATAAAAAACAGCATTACGGTCTTGTTGGAAAACATTCAGCCGTTAAGGTATGCCACTGGACAAAAAGTGAGCTTACCGGCAAGGCATCATGCTATAAAAATACATTTTATGGTATAAATTCATCACAGTGCATACAGATGACGCCGGCACTTAACTCATGCACAGAAAACTGCGAATTCTGCTGGAGATTCCAGGGTTTTGATTCGATGCATATAGGCGATGAAGACGATCCTGAATTTATTCTGGAGGAAAGCATAAAGGCACATTTAAAGCTAATATCCGGTTTTAAGGGCAATCCAAACGTTAGCAGCGAGGCATGGGAAAAGGCAATGCATCCAAAACACATGGCAATATCATTAACAGGCGAACCGACACTTTACACAAGACTTGGTGAATTAATAGCGGCCGCAACAAAAATGGGTATATCAACGTTCCTTGTAACAAACGGAACACTTCCAATGGTGCTTGAAAAGCTTGATCCATTACCAACGCAGCTTTATGTAACTGTTGCCGGTCCAACAAAGGAGATATTCAACAGGGTTTTAAATCCTGCAATAGGCAATGCCTGGGAGAACTTTAATAAAACGCTTGAGCTCCTTCCATCTCTTGATACAAGAAAGGTTATAAGGCATACACTGGTAAAGGATGTAAACATGCCATATTACGACGAGTATGAAAAGCTTGATAGAAAGGCGGATCCGGATTTCATAGAATCAAAGGGTTATGTCCATGTTGGCCAGTCAATAGACAGATTAACAGCAGATAACATGCCATCACATGAGATGGTTCTGGAATTTTCAAACGAGATGGCCAGAAGGCTTGGATACACACCATATGCCGATCGCAGGGAGAGCAGGGTTGCAATGATAGCAAAGGATCCATCAAAAGCAAGAATAGATTTCGACAGTGTATTAAAAAAGGCCATGGAAAAAATTTCATAA
- the thsB gene encoding thermosome subunit beta — MMGGQPIFILKEGTKRESGRDAMQDNIEAAKAIATSIRSTLGPRGMDKMLVDSLGDIVITNDGVTILKEMDIEHPAAKMMVEVSKTQDSYVGDGTTTAVIIAGALLEQAQALVNQNVHPTVITEGYRMADEYARKVLDEISIKINPDDKDKLIKMAMTSLNSKSAGVFKDKLAELSYQAIKAIAEERDGKYYVDFDNLQMVKKQGGSVDETQLIDGIIIDKEKVHPGMPSTVENAKIALLDLALEVKKPEFDTNLQINDPRMIQKFLDQEEGILKEMVDKIQKTGANVVITQKGIDDMAQHYLAKAGIYAVRRVKKSDVDKLAKATGAAIVSSLDEMTEADLGKADKVEQVKIGDDYMTFVTGAKNPKAVSILIRGETDHVVDEIERSITDSLHVVAAAVEDAAYVTGGGSAAEEIAFRLRTYASKVGGRQQLAIERFADALEEIPRALAENAGLDPIDILIKIRSEHAAGHTKYGLNVFTGEVEDMEKANVIEPIRVGKQAIDSATDAAVMILRIDDVIATKSSSSKSPSPNPGEGAGED; from the coding sequence ATGATGGGTGGTCAGCCGATATTCATACTTAAAGAGGGTACAAAAAGAGAGAGTGGCAGGGACGCCATGCAGGACAATATTGAGGCCGCAAAGGCAATAGCAACATCCATAAGGTCCACACTTGGACCAAGGGGCATGGACAAGATGCTTGTCGACTCACTCGGAGACATCGTAATAACAAACGATGGTGTTACAATTTTAAAGGAAATGGATATAGAACATCCTGCCGCAAAGATGATGGTTGAGGTTTCAAAGACGCAGGACAGCTATGTCGGGGACGGCACAACAACAGCAGTTATTATAGCAGGCGCCCTCCTTGAGCAGGCCCAGGCCCTTGTAAACCAGAATGTGCATCCAACCGTAATAACGGAAGGTTACAGGATGGCAGATGAGTACGCAAGGAAGGTACTTGATGAGATATCAATAAAGATAAATCCTGACGACAAGGACAAATTAATAAAGATGGCAATGACATCATTGAACAGCAAGAGCGCCGGTGTTTTCAAGGATAAACTTGCAGAGCTTTCATACCAGGCCATAAAGGCAATAGCAGAGGAGCGCGATGGCAAGTACTACGTTGATTTCGACAATTTACAGATGGTTAAGAAGCAGGGTGGCAGCGTTGATGAGACCCAGCTTATTGATGGAATAATAATAGACAAGGAAAAGGTACATCCCGGCATGCCATCAACAGTGGAGAATGCAAAAATTGCGCTGCTTGATCTCGCACTTGAGGTTAAGAAGCCAGAGTTTGACACAAACCTTCAGATAAACGACCCAAGAATGATACAGAAATTCCTTGACCAGGAGGAGGGCATATTAAAGGAAATGGTTGATAAAATACAGAAAACAGGAGCTAACGTTGTAATAACACAGAAGGGTATAGACGACATGGCACAGCACTACCTTGCAAAGGCAGGAATATACGCTGTTAGAAGGGTCAAGAAGAGCGATGTCGACAAGCTTGCAAAGGCCACAGGCGCTGCAATAGTATCATCCCTGGACGAGATGACAGAGGCGGATCTTGGAAAGGCAGACAAGGTTGAGCAGGTGAAGATCGGCGATGACTATATGACATTCGTAACAGGCGCAAAGAATCCAAAGGCAGTAAGCATATTAATAAGGGGAGAAACCGATCACGTTGTTGATGAAATAGAAAGATCGATAACAGACTCACTGCACGTTGTTGCCGCTGCGGTTGAGGATGCTGCATATGTCACTGGCGGTGGCTCAGCAGCTGAGGAGATAGCCTTCAGGCTGAGAACATACGCATCAAAGGTTGGCGGCAGGCAGCAGCTTGCAATAGAGAGGTTCGCTGACGCACTTGAGGAGATTCCAAGGGCGCTTGCAGAGAACGCAGGTCTTGATCCAATAGACATACTAATAAAGATCAGGAGCGAGCATGCAGCAGGCCACACAAAATACGGATTAAACGTCTTCACCGGTGAGGTCGAGGACATGGAAAAGGCAAATGTAATAGAGCCAATAAGGGTTGGCAAACAGGCAATAGACTCAGCAACAGATGCCGCTGTCATGATACTAAGAATCGATGATGTTATAGCAACGAAATCCTCATCATCAAAGTCACCATCACCAAATCCAGGCGAGGGCGCAGGTGAGGACTAA